From Myxococcus guangdongensis, the proteins below share one genomic window:
- a CDS encoding ABC transporter substrate-binding protein gives MRLLRFLTVVVVLGVGCKRESARGPDDALRLGFFPNITHAQALVGNAEGMFASEPGVGKLEVKQFNAGPAAMEALVAGSLDVSYVGTGPSINTFLKAGRELRVIAGAVNGGAVLVTRTAKSAAELKGKKLATPQLGNTQDIALRYWLKQQGVETNLDGTGDLQIVPLSNSDILVQYLRGGIEGAWVPEPWGTRMLLEPGGGGQVLVDEKSLWPGGRYPTTVVVTTRKAIETQRSRIVALLRAHVKLTERWEKEPEAFATAVNAAFGQLTQKPLKPPILQGAFSRLEPSLDPVGSALAAAAQHAQELHFIPASDINGLVDLSLLEEARGARD, from the coding sequence ATGCGTCTTCTTCGTTTCCTGACGGTCGTCGTGGTGCTGGGAGTCGGGTGCAAGCGCGAGTCGGCGCGGGGGCCGGACGATGCGCTGCGGCTGGGGTTCTTCCCGAACATCACGCATGCGCAGGCGCTGGTGGGGAACGCGGAGGGGATGTTCGCGTCGGAGCCCGGGGTGGGGAAGCTGGAGGTGAAGCAGTTCAACGCGGGGCCCGCGGCGATGGAGGCGTTGGTGGCGGGCTCGTTGGATGTGTCCTACGTGGGCACGGGGCCGTCCATCAACACGTTCCTCAAGGCGGGGCGGGAGCTGCGGGTCATCGCGGGGGCGGTGAACGGGGGCGCGGTGTTGGTGACGCGCACGGCGAAGAGCGCGGCGGAGCTGAAGGGGAAGAAGCTGGCCACGCCGCAGTTGGGGAACACGCAGGACATCGCGCTGCGCTACTGGCTGAAGCAGCAGGGCGTGGAGACGAACCTGGACGGCACGGGGGATTTGCAGATCGTGCCGCTGAGCAACTCGGACATCCTGGTGCAGTACCTGCGCGGGGGAATCGAGGGCGCGTGGGTGCCCGAGCCGTGGGGCACTCGCATGCTGTTGGAGCCGGGGGGTGGCGGGCAGGTTCTGGTGGATGAGAAGTCGCTGTGGCCGGGAGGGCGGTATCCGACGACGGTGGTGGTGACGACGCGGAAGGCCATCGAGACGCAGCGGTCGCGCATCGTCGCGCTGTTGCGCGCGCACGTGAAGCTGACGGAGCGGTGGGAGAAGGAGCCGGAGGCGTTCGCCACGGCGGTGAACGCGGCGTTCGGGCAGTTGACGCAGAAGCCGTTGAAGCCGCCGATTCTCCAGGGAGCGTTCTCACGGTTGGAGCCGAGTCTGGACCCCGTGGGCTCCGCGCTGGCCGCCGCCGCGCAGCACGCGCAGGAGCTGCACTTCATCCCCGCGTCGGACATCAACGGGCTGGTGGACTTGAGCCTGCTCGAGGAGGCTCGCGGGGCGAGGGATTGA
- a CDS encoding ABC transporter permease, translating to MKRDSALKNYSQKLGLLLVLLGVWEAVARMGIWSSYLFPGPMTVAESLWRMAADGRLWGATLRSLGRLGRAYVVSVGIGVPLGLLMARLTFFRNAVKPVVMGLQALPSICWLPLALLWFGLTDGAILFVVVMGSVLGIAIATDDSIQGVDPQLLRVASTLGVRGLRFQFGVLLPAALPGIVTGLKLGWSFAWRALLAGELLFVSGGLGQLLTVGRELMDVPQVMAVMVAIVLIGVTVDRVFFQTVEGRLRRRWGLQPAM from the coding sequence ATGAAGCGTGATTCGGCGCTCAAGAACTACTCACAGAAGCTGGGGCTGTTGCTGGTGCTGCTCGGCGTGTGGGAGGCCGTGGCCCGGATGGGCATCTGGTCCTCGTACCTGTTCCCGGGACCGATGACGGTGGCCGAGAGCCTGTGGCGCATGGCGGCCGATGGGCGACTGTGGGGCGCGACGCTGCGCTCGCTGGGGCGGCTGGGCCGGGCGTACGTGGTGTCGGTGGGCATCGGCGTGCCGCTGGGCTTGCTGATGGCGCGGCTGACGTTCTTCCGCAACGCGGTGAAGCCGGTGGTGATGGGGCTGCAGGCGCTGCCGTCCATCTGCTGGTTGCCGCTGGCGCTGCTGTGGTTCGGGCTGACGGACGGGGCCATCCTGTTCGTGGTGGTGATGGGCAGCGTGCTGGGCATCGCCATCGCCACGGACGACAGCATCCAGGGTGTGGATCCGCAGTTGTTGCGCGTGGCGAGCACGTTGGGGGTGCGGGGGCTGCGCTTCCAGTTCGGCGTGCTGTTGCCGGCGGCGCTCCCGGGCATCGTCACGGGGTTGAAGCTGGGGTGGAGCTTCGCGTGGCGCGCGCTGCTCGCGGGGGAGTTGCTGTTCGTGTCCGGGGGACTGGGACAGTTGCTCACGGTGGGGCGCGAGCTGATGGACGTGCCGCAGGTGATGGCGGTGATGGTGGCCATCGTGCTCATCGGCGTGACGGTGGACCGTGTCTTCTTCCAGACGGTGGAGGGACGGCTGCGTCGCCGCTGGGGCTTGCAGCCGGCGATGTGA
- a CDS encoding ABC transporter ATP-binding protein, translating to MLRALLGRWRSSLRFLRPADVSAARAKISVTQLGHRYGNKVVALKDVDLNVRSGEFVCLLGPSGCGKSTLLYALAGHVRPTGGTVSIDGHSIGGPGPDRLLMFQEAALFPWLTVRGNITFALAARGVPRAERKERADQYIRRVQLQGFEDTLPHQLSGGMKMRASLARALAVDPTVLLMDEPFGSLDAQTRIHMQELLQSIWMRTHKTVVFVTHDVHEALMLGSRVVLMAPRPGRIVRDLEVHLPMPRHPDDAALTEMVRHIQGLLREVERHSEPEPALPRASSAQEPSPALPVTGLPRPVR from the coding sequence ATGTTGCGTGCCCTCCTCGGCCGATGGCGAAGCTCGCTGCGCTTCTTGCGTCCGGCCGACGTCAGCGCCGCGCGCGCGAAGATTTCCGTCACCCAGCTGGGGCATCGCTACGGCAATAAAGTCGTGGCCTTGAAGGACGTGGACCTGAACGTCCGCTCCGGCGAGTTCGTCTGCCTCCTGGGCCCGTCCGGCTGCGGCAAGTCCACGCTGCTCTATGCGCTCGCGGGCCACGTGCGCCCCACCGGCGGCACGGTGTCCATTGATGGACACAGCATCGGAGGTCCGGGGCCGGACCGGCTCCTGATGTTCCAGGAGGCGGCGCTGTTCCCGTGGCTCACGGTGCGGGGGAACATCACCTTCGCCCTGGCGGCCCGGGGGGTGCCTCGCGCCGAGCGCAAGGAGCGCGCGGACCAGTACATCCGCCGCGTGCAGTTGCAGGGCTTCGAGGACACGCTGCCCCATCAGCTCTCCGGCGGCATGAAGATGCGCGCGAGCCTGGCCCGAGCGCTCGCGGTGGACCCGACGGTGCTGCTGATGGACGAGCCGTTCGGCTCGCTGGACGCGCAGACGCGCATCCACATGCAGGAGCTGTTGCAGTCCATCTGGATGCGCACGCACAAGACGGTGGTGTTCGTGACGCACGACGTGCACGAGGCCCTGATGCTGGGCTCGCGGGTGGTGCTCATGGCCCCGCGTCCGGGGCGCATCGTGCGGGACTTGGAGGTCCACCTGCCCATGCCCCGCCATCCGGACGACGCGGCGCTCACGGAGATGGTCCGTCACATCCAGGGGCTCTTGCGCGAGGTGGAGCGCCACAGCGAGCCCGAGCCCGCGCTCCCGCGCGCCTCGAGTGCCCAGGAGCCTTCTCCCGCCCTGCCCGTGACAGGGCTGCCCCGTCCCGTGAGGTGA
- a CDS encoding serine/threonine protein kinase, with product MHVGRYQLVRKLATGGMAEVFLAKVAGPGGFEKTLVLKRILPHLVEDTSFVEMFLEEARLVAQLNHPHIVQIFDFGEAEGSYFLAMELIDGPNLRRWQRQAASRGRPLAPNICAKVVALAAEGLAYAHDFADPGTGQPLGLIHRDVSPDNILVSRQGAVKVVDFGIAKVAGQKHRTQTGIVKGKVAYMPPEQCQADPLDRRVDVYALGVVLYELLTGRLPFEGATELAMMQSIVSRPPAPVSRHRADVPSALQDIISTALEKDRERRYPNCRALQADLERFVLSTGEPVGAYQIAQSVELVVEERATATPAPITNREAERTAPSGPAREERAEASDAVGLEQTTPQRPHKSAGATRGKKLVPVAVTGAVLLLAGGGYALLGRAPSGPEVRGVETKPTEEVAPVPSDAKLAEAKPTDAARPLPSDVKPTEGAQPEPSDVKLAQGEEVAPRPTEPSAPDEDDDLLAPMSGTAEGTARKDGSARAVKGATGTVEFRIRPYAVVYLDGKKLGETPLGIIDVPEGSHTVTAVNSRLGKRVTRSFEVKAGTANVFKLNLTQQ from the coding sequence ATGCACGTGGGGAGATATCAGCTCGTCCGCAAGCTGGCGACGGGCGGCATGGCGGAGGTGTTCCTGGCGAAGGTGGCCGGGCCCGGGGGATTCGAGAAGACGCTGGTGCTCAAGCGCATCCTCCCGCACCTGGTGGAGGACACGTCCTTCGTGGAGATGTTCCTGGAGGAGGCGCGGCTGGTCGCGCAGCTCAACCATCCGCACATCGTCCAGATCTTCGACTTCGGCGAGGCGGAGGGCAGCTACTTCCTGGCGATGGAGCTCATCGACGGGCCCAACCTGCGCCGCTGGCAGCGACAGGCCGCGTCGAGAGGACGCCCGCTGGCACCCAACATCTGCGCGAAGGTGGTGGCGCTCGCGGCGGAGGGATTGGCGTATGCGCATGACTTCGCGGACCCGGGCACGGGGCAGCCGCTCGGGTTGATTCACCGGGACGTGAGTCCGGACAACATCCTGGTGTCGCGGCAGGGCGCGGTGAAGGTGGTGGACTTCGGCATCGCGAAGGTGGCGGGGCAGAAGCACCGCACGCAGACGGGCATCGTGAAGGGCAAGGTGGCGTACATGCCACCCGAGCAATGTCAGGCGGACCCGCTGGACCGGCGCGTGGATGTGTATGCGCTGGGGGTCGTCCTGTATGAGCTGCTCACGGGGCGGCTGCCCTTCGAGGGGGCCACGGAGCTGGCGATGATGCAGTCCATCGTCTCGCGTCCGCCGGCGCCAGTCAGTCGCCACCGCGCCGATGTCCCGAGCGCCTTGCAGGACATCATCTCCACCGCGCTCGAGAAGGACCGGGAGAGGCGTTATCCCAACTGTCGCGCGCTCCAGGCGGACCTCGAGCGCTTCGTGTTGTCGACGGGCGAGCCCGTGGGCGCGTATCAGATTGCGCAGTCCGTGGAGCTGGTGGTGGAGGAGCGCGCCACCGCGACGCCCGCGCCCATCACGAACCGCGAGGCCGAGCGCACCGCGCCCTCGGGGCCCGCGCGCGAGGAGCGGGCCGAGGCGAGCGACGCGGTCGGACTCGAACAGACGACCCCTCAGCGGCCTCACAAGAGCGCGGGTGCGACGCGCGGCAAGAAGCTCGTGCCCGTGGCTGTCACGGGCGCGGTGCTGCTCCTCGCGGGTGGAGGCTATGCGTTGCTCGGCAGAGCACCGTCCGGGCCCGAGGTCAGGGGTGTCGAGACGAAGCCCACGGAGGAGGTCGCGCCCGTGCCCTCCGACGCGAAGCTCGCCGAGGCGAAGCCCACCGATGCCGCGCGGCCCCTGCCTTCCGACGTGAAGCCCACGGAGGGAGCACAGCCCGAGCCCTCCGACGTGAAGCTCGCCCAGGGGGAGGAGGTCGCGCCACGGCCGACGGAGCCCTCCGCGCCCGACGAGGACGATGACCTGCTCGCGCCGATGTCGGGAACCGCCGAGGGCACGGCGCGGAAGGACGGCTCCGCGCGAGCGGTGAAGGGAGCGACGGGCACGGTGGAGTTCCGCATCCGGCCCTATGCCGTCGTGTATCTCGATGGCAAGAAGCTGGGCGAGACACCGCTGGGCATCATCGACGTGCCCGAGGGCAGCCACACCGTCACCGCCGTGAACTCACGTCTGGGCAAGCGGGTGACGCGCAGCTTCGAGGTGAAGGCGGGGACCGCGAACGTCTTCAAGCTCAACCTGACTCAGCAGTGA